In a genomic window of Dyadobacter fermentans DSM 18053:
- a CDS encoding class I SAM-dependent methyltransferase — protein sequence MKNKMNANKALWEKGDFTRLAETMRNSGTALVAKLGVKKDMDVLDLGCGDGTTALPSARLGANVQGVDIARNLVAAGNARAQAEGLTNITFREGDAIHLDDIADESFDLVVSIFGAMFAPQPFDVAKEMFRVTRRGGRIVMGNWIPGDPTLVAQILRVSSAYTPAPPEGFVSPMLWGVESNVTERFVAAGASKENISFERETFTFEAPYTPAVFLDTFRKYYGPTMNAFEAAAKNGQEADLQRELEALFESQNQSADKGKTSIPATFLKVTVRR from the coding sequence ATGAAAAATAAAATGAATGCAAACAAAGCACTTTGGGAAAAGGGTGACTTCACCCGTCTGGCAGAAACAATGCGCAACAGCGGCACTGCACTTGTAGCAAAATTGGGCGTAAAGAAAGATATGGATGTGCTCGACCTGGGCTGCGGCGACGGCACCACGGCCCTCCCCTCTGCCCGCCTGGGCGCGAACGTGCAGGGTGTGGATATCGCCCGTAACCTCGTAGCCGCAGGCAATGCCCGCGCGCAGGCCGAGGGACTGACGAACATCACATTCCGCGAAGGCGACGCAATACACCTGGACGACATCGCCGACGAAAGCTTCGACCTCGTGGTGAGTATTTTCGGGGCCATGTTCGCACCGCAGCCTTTTGATGTGGCAAAGGAAATGTTCCGCGTAACGCGGCGCGGCGGCAGGATCGTGATGGGCAACTGGATACCCGGCGACCCTACGCTCGTGGCGCAGATCCTGCGGGTGAGCTCCGCCTATACACCCGCACCGCCGGAGGGCTTTGTGAGTCCGATGCTGTGGGGCGTGGAAAGCAATGTAACGGAGCGTTTCGTTGCCGCAGGCGCTTCGAAAGAAAACATATCCTTTGAAAGGGAAACTTTCACCTTCGAGGCGCCTTACACGCCGGCGGTGTTTCTCGACACATTCAGAAAATATTACGGGCCTACGATGAATGCATTCGAGGCAGCGGCGAAAAACGGGCAGGAAGCCGATCTTCAACGCGAGCTGGAAGCATTGTTCGAAAGCCAGAACCAGAGCGCCGATAAGGGTAAAACCTCCATTCCGGCCACGTTTCTGAAAGTGACGGTCCGACGCTAG
- a CDS encoding response regulator, producing MKASYPAILLFVLAFSLNLAAQKPASPLAKIWQQSLPFITNYSTDDYKAAFQNWALVQGNNGIMYAANNSGVLEYDGTSWQLTPTTEGNPVRSLAKDPQGRIYVGGSGEVGYLAANSQNKTVFRSLKAMLSPADRNFGNVWFTFAGKGSVYFVCDQHILEFAGGKFKVWKSDIGALGFAWYIRDTLYVSVSGKGLFRKEKNALKLVEGGEAFKGMGLTGLLPYENGQLLAVGLSKEFYIYDGTKLAPFMKDGERVRIRDAVYHSAQLSNGDYALATTGSGFYIMDRQGTIRNNICRKEGLSSDAVYSVFEDAEKDVWLATDNGISRLEISSSLRVLNENHGLDENPMDIEVFGGKLFTTNSKGLFELTSQPSQGIAKPYFKKIAGIDNLTMHCQTYGNEMLVSNYDGVFVLNQNGQMSHIAKENVVRVEESRSAEMPGHLLVGLEGNGLTELLFRDGKWIQGDRRDDMKFYSESFARAGDGTIFLNSRRNGIYEIVWQTPGREHTLAEPFKLIHHGPENGLSSNKIRWLEKVGNTVYASTDEAMHRYNPAKRAFEVDRALTAGIAPYKGGWINEIIAGRDGTMWFTLYHNYQSQVFGYANSRLQRLPVSGRLSDALISKVHDNGDGFLLFGSNKWLALFNRNLKTTVNQHFKTLIRQVTIDQDSLVGFRDGAPEIAYGHRLRFRFALPAYDLSSKNQFQYFLEGFHDQWSAWSAERFVDFTNLPEGRYVFRVRGRNVYGEAGGEARLAFAILAPWYRTWWAYAVYALLLGGFGVLLVRFRERKLQMEKLVLENTVRERTEKIMLQTEELKEMDRIKSRFFANISHEFRTPLTLILAPLEEELNKKSPEAQDKLLMMKRYANRLLELVNQLLSLSKLEAGKMELQIQKSDLRRFLGVLSSSFDSLAQHKGISFTTTVGVPEGHFWFDPDKLEKVIINLLSNAFKFTPAGGSVRFEAQVTPRAGRQILHIAVADTGPGIAPAEQKQVFESFYQARRTSENHDGGTGLGLAFAKELVKLHKGEISLQSEVGKGSVFSIEVPVDADAYDAAQIMEAGLEENEWTQPASVMTHTFMAETPIHPQAETPAHPQRETPLSTKSQTGTVKEPAPHSRPSRETVLIAEDNAELRDYMASLLENQYTVLKAADGQEALSWARKVLPNLIISDLMMPRMDGMELTVSIKSDERTSHIPVILLTAKSGQESRIDGLKTGADDYLTKPFSVEELTVRVANLIELRKKLAERYRERIRVHVTSAGEMSLDDKFLMKAKEIVEANMEDALFSVEKMAEEMSLSRTQLLRKLKALTGLAPNDFIRDLRLQKAAEMIRQKADTITQIGYAVGFSDQSYFSKSFKKEFGETPTEYAARVSQKEM from the coding sequence ATGAAGGCTTCGTACCCGGCCATCCTGCTCTTTGTGCTGGCATTCAGCCTGAACCTGGCCGCCCAGAAGCCCGCGTCACCACTCGCGAAAATCTGGCAGCAAAGCCTGCCATTCATCACCAATTATTCCACGGACGATTACAAGGCCGCTTTCCAGAACTGGGCATTGGTGCAAGGCAACAACGGCATCATGTACGCGGCCAATAATTCGGGCGTACTTGAATACGACGGCACATCCTGGCAGCTCACGCCTACCACCGAGGGCAATCCCGTACGATCGCTCGCGAAGGACCCGCAGGGGCGCATTTACGTGGGCGGTTCGGGAGAAGTGGGTTACCTCGCGGCCAACAGCCAAAATAAAACGGTGTTCCGTTCGCTGAAAGCCATGCTCAGCCCCGCCGACCGGAATTTCGGGAATGTGTGGTTCACATTTGCAGGCAAAGGCTCGGTATATTTCGTTTGCGACCAGCACATTCTCGAATTCGCCGGGGGGAAATTCAAGGTTTGGAAAAGCGACATCGGCGCGCTCGGTTTTGCGTGGTATATCCGGGATACTTTATATGTGAGCGTGAGCGGAAAGGGTTTGTTCCGAAAAGAAAAGAATGCGCTGAAACTCGTTGAAGGCGGAGAGGCATTCAAAGGAATGGGACTCACAGGATTGCTGCCCTACGAAAACGGCCAGCTGCTGGCAGTGGGCCTTAGCAAGGAATTCTACATTTACGACGGGACCAAACTGGCGCCGTTCATGAAAGACGGCGAGCGGGTGCGGATTAGGGACGCCGTGTACCACAGCGCGCAGCTCAGCAATGGCGACTATGCCCTGGCCACCACAGGTTCGGGATTTTACATCATGGACCGCCAAGGCACGATCCGCAACAATATATGCCGGAAGGAAGGCCTGTCGAGCGATGCGGTGTACTCGGTGTTTGAGGATGCGGAAAAGGACGTTTGGCTTGCCACCGATAATGGTATCAGTCGGCTGGAAATCAGTTCGTCGCTGCGGGTGCTGAACGAAAACCACGGCCTGGACGAGAATCCGATGGACATCGAGGTGTTTGGCGGCAAGCTGTTCACGACCAACAGCAAAGGGCTGTTCGAACTGACCAGCCAGCCCTCACAAGGGATTGCCAAACCCTATTTCAAAAAGATCGCGGGGATTGACAACCTCACCATGCATTGCCAGACCTACGGCAACGAAATGCTCGTATCCAACTACGACGGCGTTTTTGTACTGAACCAAAACGGGCAAATGTCGCATATCGCGAAGGAAAACGTGGTACGCGTGGAGGAGTCGCGGTCGGCGGAGATGCCCGGGCATTTACTCGTAGGACTGGAAGGTAACGGCCTCACCGAGCTACTGTTCCGCGACGGCAAATGGATACAGGGCGACCGGCGCGACGATATGAAATTTTATTCCGAAAGCTTCGCGCGGGCCGGCGACGGCACCATTTTCCTGAACAGCCGCCGCAATGGCATTTATGAGATCGTGTGGCAAACGCCCGGCCGCGAGCACACGCTGGCGGAGCCGTTCAAACTCATTCACCACGGGCCTGAAAACGGGCTGTCGTCCAACAAAATCCGCTGGCTGGAAAAGGTCGGCAACACGGTGTACGCCTCCACCGACGAGGCCATGCACCGCTATAACCCAGCCAAACGGGCATTCGAGGTAGATCGGGCGCTCACGGCAGGCATAGCGCCTTACAAGGGCGGGTGGATTAATGAAATCATCGCGGGCCGGGATGGTACGATGTGGTTCACATTGTACCACAACTACCAGAGCCAGGTTTTTGGGTATGCTAATAGCCGGTTGCAAAGGTTACCGGTTTCGGGAAGGCTGTCCGATGCGCTCATTTCCAAGGTACACGACAATGGCGACGGCTTTCTGCTCTTTGGCTCGAACAAATGGTTGGCTCTTTTTAACAGAAACCTAAAAACTACTGTTAATCAACACTTTAAAACACTTATCCGGCAGGTTACCATCGATCAGGATTCGCTTGTAGGCTTCCGGGACGGGGCGCCGGAAATTGCCTACGGGCACCGGCTGCGGTTTCGGTTTGCGTTGCCGGCTTATGACCTTTCGTCCAAAAATCAATTCCAGTATTTTCTCGAAGGCTTCCACGATCAATGGTCGGCGTGGTCCGCCGAGCGGTTTGTCGATTTCACCAATCTACCCGAGGGCCGCTACGTGTTCCGCGTGCGCGGTCGGAACGTATATGGAGAAGCGGGAGGTGAGGCCAGGCTGGCTTTCGCCATTTTGGCGCCCTGGTACCGCACCTGGTGGGCTTATGCCGTTTACGCGCTGCTATTGGGCGGGTTCGGGGTGTTGCTGGTGCGGTTCCGTGAGCGGAAGCTGCAAATGGAGAAGCTTGTTTTGGAAAACACCGTCCGCGAGCGCACGGAAAAAATCATGCTCCAAACGGAAGAGCTGAAAGAAATGGACCGTATCAAATCACGGTTTTTTGCCAACATTTCCCACGAATTCCGCACGCCGCTCACGCTCATCCTGGCACCGCTCGAAGAAGAATTGAACAAGAAATCACCCGAAGCCCAGGATAAACTGCTCATGATGAAGCGCTATGCCAACCGGCTGCTCGAGCTGGTGAACCAGCTGCTCAGCCTCTCGAAACTCGAAGCCGGTAAAATGGAGCTGCAAATCCAAAAAAGCGACCTGCGCCGGTTCCTGGGCGTACTGTCCTCTTCTTTCGATTCCCTTGCGCAGCATAAGGGCATCTCGTTTACAACGACCGTCGGCGTGCCGGAAGGCCACTTCTGGTTCGATCCAGACAAGCTGGAAAAGGTGATTATCAACCTGCTTTCCAATGCATTCAAATTCACACCGGCAGGCGGATCGGTCCGTTTCGAAGCGCAAGTAACTCCGCGTGCAGGCAGGCAGATCCTGCACATCGCCGTGGCCGACACCGGTCCTGGTATTGCGCCGGCAGAGCAGAAGCAGGTGTTTGAATCATTTTACCAGGCCAGGCGCACCTCCGAAAATCACGACGGAGGCACGGGGTTGGGGCTCGCATTCGCGAAAGAGCTTGTGAAGCTGCATAAAGGAGAGATTTCGCTGCAAAGCGAGGTGGGCAAAGGTTCGGTTTTCTCCATCGAGGTGCCCGTGGATGCGGACGCCTACGACGCCGCGCAGATCATGGAAGCCGGCCTTGAAGAAAACGAGTGGACGCAGCCCGCAAGCGTTATGACTCACACATTTATGGCAGAGACCCCGATTCATCCGCAGGCTGAAACACCTGCTCATCCACAGCGCGAAACACCGCTCAGCACAAAATCCCAAACCGGCACCGTAAAAGAGCCCGCGCCGCACAGCCGCCCTTCGCGGGAGACGGTGCTCATTGCCGAGGATAATGCCGAACTGCGCGATTACATGGCTTCGCTGCTGGAAAATCAATATACCGTTCTCAAAGCAGCGGACGGCCAGGAAGCGTTATCATGGGCCCGAAAAGTATTGCCCAACCTGATCATCAGCGACCTCATGATGCCCCGGATGGACGGTATGGAGCTCACCGTCAGCATTAAATCCGACGAACGCACGAGCCACATTCCCGTAATCCTGCTTACGGCCAAAAGCGGCCAGGAGTCGCGGATCGACGGCCTGAAAACCGGGGCGGACGACTATCTTACCAAGCCATTTTCAGTAGAAGAACTCACCGTGCGCGTCGCCAACCTGATCGAACTCAGGAAAAAACTCGCGGAGCGCTACCGTGAACGTATCCGGGTACACGTTACCTCTGCCGGGGAAATGTCCCTCGACGACAAGTTTTTGATGAAAGCCAAAGAAATTGTGGAGGCTAATATGGAGGATGCCTTGTTTTCAGTCGAAAAAATGGCGGAAGAGATGAGCCTGAGCCGCACGCAGCTGCTGCGGAAACTGAAAGCGCTCACCGGCCTCGCCCCCAACGATTTCATCCGCGACCTGCGCCTTCAGAAAGCCGCCGAAATGATCCGCCAGAAGGCCGATACGATCACACAGATCGGCTATGCGGTCGGATTTAGTGACCAATCGTATTTCAGCAAGAGCTTCAAGAAAGAATTTGGCGAAACCCCCACAGAATACGCAGCAAGGGTTTCCCAAAAAGAAATGTGA
- a CDS encoding DUF3455 domain-containing protein encodes MKKSTLLRRSGGLITSMMLLAFLNACTDHQDPGPVTPASHILDSENLPIPAAFTLPSNPNGYERVATYYAVGVQKYKAQVKAGTSPFAYEWVFVAPEAELYDASDAVIGTHFAGPTWKIAATGHTIRGQAFSPAKTHSQDPGSIDWLLLSNKAGEEPTGIFQGVGYIFRIATTGGRAPSAPPTDPTATADVPYTAIYRFVKRVP; translated from the coding sequence ATGAAAAAAAGCACATTGCTCCGCCGCAGCGGAGGCCTTATCACGTCCATGATGCTACTGGCATTTTTGAATGCCTGCACCGATCACCAGGACCCCGGGCCGGTGACGCCCGCAAGTCATATTCTTGACAGCGAAAACCTGCCGATACCGGCGGCATTCACGCTTCCTTCCAATCCAAATGGCTACGAGCGCGTGGCTACCTATTATGCGGTGGGTGTGCAGAAGTACAAGGCGCAGGTGAAGGCGGGTACCAGTCCGTTCGCGTACGAGTGGGTGTTCGTGGCGCCCGAGGCGGAGCTTTACGATGCCTCTGACGCCGTGATCGGGACGCATTTCGCAGGTCCCACGTGGAAAATCGCAGCCACAGGCCATACGATCCGGGGCCAGGCATTCAGTCCGGCGAAGACGCACTCGCAGGACCCGGGCAGCATCGACTGGCTGTTGCTGAGCAACAAAGCAGGCGAGGAACCGACCGGCATTTTTCAGGGAGTAGGTTACATTTTCAGGATCGCGACCACGGGAGGCCGTGCACCGTCCGCACCTCCGACCGATCCCACTGCCACGGCCGATGTGCCCTACACCGCCATTTACCGGTTTGTGAAACGGGTTCCGTGA
- a CDS encoding sensor histidine kinase has product MKRKGAGVSEGHYEQETDFEAMNELYHLSTRCFPGTLVLIVLFLAGSLAGCRKSPENDHEAELKTWIDSLDRNSRKMGIPQTIARLDSFVTTLDNKDIHDSIAYYKFMKVLSHRDSTMARAALLYTDSLLRLFASVHVREQNPIDYSKALLLKGDDLLKQKEYYLAYRNYYKGKSFLTAQGEICECARYSSRIANISFKEENYNQAIEYWKQELKELSECTEVDNFQLEFIEKQGSMRNIGMAYLRLNEPGKALEYFRQANRFIAATEARFPREKNFIRFARIVILRNEAEAYLLKGDTRTAERLIKKCLEHDPDIDWSVEVEQESRQLLAQIYINKKAYGQAQEQLDTLQRLGTGSGDAARSYRTMQASIWLARGEFEKASRLLTDILETDRKQKLQSNAEAGSDVGQLLQQIHHEQEIELAREKDAREDLFLQFAILIAIAMSVIVYLIWRNARKNAANLRAVTNLNGIITQSNIALQDTVNALEQAEIEKESLLRIVAHDLRNPIAAMVSGSDMLFWDQVPTEEQAMIIDAIQQSGQLAFGLIGQILQSSPDRKKIIKNHEDLAEIVRSCIDMLSYKGREKRQTIYYDYDEALVPVDREKIWRVFSNLLSNAVKFSPVESAIQVKLRKKPDSMLLTIRDHGIGIPEDLKGHIFLNSNDARRTGTAGEQSFGIGLAICKQIVEAHEGKIWFESAGGTGTTFFVELPVN; this is encoded by the coding sequence ATGAAACGCAAAGGCGCCGGTGTGTCCGAAGGTCACTATGAGCAAGAAACCGATTTTGAAGCGATGAATGAGCTTTATCACCTGTCTACGCGTTGTTTTCCGGGCACACTCGTCCTGATCGTCCTGTTCCTCGCCGGAAGTTTGGCGGGGTGCCGGAAGTCGCCCGAAAACGATCATGAGGCGGAGTTAAAAACGTGGATCGACAGTCTCGACCGCAATTCGCGCAAGATGGGTATCCCGCAAACCATCGCCCGGCTCGATTCTTTCGTGACGACGCTAGACAATAAGGACATTCACGACAGCATTGCCTATTATAAATTCATGAAAGTGCTCAGCCACCGCGATTCTACGATGGCGCGCGCGGCACTTCTCTATACCGACAGCCTGCTCAGGCTTTTCGCCTCCGTACACGTACGCGAGCAGAACCCGATCGACTATTCAAAGGCATTGCTTCTCAAAGGCGACGACCTGCTGAAACAGAAGGAATATTATCTCGCCTATCGTAACTATTACAAAGGAAAATCGTTTCTGACGGCGCAGGGAGAGATCTGTGAATGCGCCCGGTACAGCAGCAGGATCGCCAATATTTCGTTCAAAGAAGAAAACTACAACCAGGCGATCGAATACTGGAAACAAGAGCTGAAAGAGCTGTCCGAATGCACGGAAGTGGATAATTTTCAATTGGAATTTATTGAAAAACAGGGCAGTATGCGGAATATCGGCATGGCATACCTGCGCCTCAACGAGCCCGGGAAGGCGCTCGAATACTTCCGCCAGGCCAACCGGTTCATTGCAGCCACAGAGGCCCGGTTTCCGAGGGAAAAAAACTTCATCAGATTTGCAAGGATAGTCATTTTGAGGAACGAGGCCGAAGCCTATTTGCTGAAAGGCGACACGCGCACCGCCGAAAGGCTCATCAAAAAATGCCTCGAACACGACCCGGACATCGACTGGTCGGTGGAAGTGGAACAGGAATCCCGCCAGCTTCTGGCGCAGATTTATATCAACAAAAAGGCTTACGGGCAGGCCCAGGAACAACTCGATACGCTCCAACGCCTGGGCACGGGCTCGGGCGACGCGGCGAGATCTTACCGGACGATGCAGGCGTCGATCTGGCTTGCGCGCGGCGAATTTGAAAAAGCAAGCAGGCTGCTGACGGATATTCTCGAAACAGACCGCAAGCAAAAACTGCAAAGCAATGCGGAAGCCGGTAGCGACGTGGGGCAGCTGCTGCAACAGATCCACCACGAACAGGAAATAGAGCTGGCGCGCGAAAAGGATGCCCGCGAAGACCTGTTCCTCCAATTCGCGATCCTGATCGCGATCGCCATGAGCGTGATCGTGTACCTGATCTGGCGCAATGCCCGGAAAAACGCCGCCAACCTCCGCGCGGTGACTAACCTGAACGGCATTATTACGCAAAGCAACATTGCGCTTCAGGACACGGTGAATGCATTGGAACAGGCTGAAATCGAGAAAGAAAGCCTCTTGCGGATCGTGGCGCACGACTTGCGGAATCCCATTGCCGCGATGGTCTCCGGCTCCGATATGCTGTTCTGGGACCAGGTGCCTACCGAAGAGCAGGCGATGATCATCGACGCGATCCAGCAATCGGGCCAGCTGGCATTCGGGCTGATCGGGCAGATACTGCAATCGAGCCCCGACCGGAAGAAGATCATCAAAAACCACGAAGATCTGGCCGAAATCGTCCGTTCGTGCATTGATATGCTCAGCTACAAGGGCAGGGAGAAGAGGCAGACGATCTACTACGACTACGATGAGGCGCTTGTGCCGGTGGACCGCGAAAAGATCTGGCGGGTGTTTTCCAACCTGCTGAGCAATGCGGTCAAATTTTCGCCGGTGGAAAGCGCCATCCAGGTAAAACTCCGGAAAAAGCCGGATTCGATGCTGCTGACGATCCGGGACCACGGTATCGGCATCCCCGAAGACCTCAAAGGGCATATTTTTCTCAACTCTAACGATGCCCGCAGGACCGGCACGGCGGGCGAGCAATCTTTCGGCATCGGATTAGCGATTTGCAAGCAGATTGTGGAGGCACATGAAGGCAAAATATGGTTCGAATCAGCGGGCGGCACGGGAACTACTTTTTTTGTAGAGTTACCTGTTAATTAA
- a CDS encoding vanadium-dependent haloperoxidase — MKRIQRSAIGLFACTLVTISCTDHDGPQVPAEPVGSSEVVTSWLTMQLKIAQAVPGSPPALARRWAYSGVALWESLQPGLPGYQSIAPQLNGLPALPQPDKSLDYYYPASANAALAAINRSIHPGISGATLARIDSLEAANLAKYQQHQQPGVLANSIDFGKKIAAAVFEWSKTDGYDNAFPYTPLSGPAYWKPTPPAFAPAALANWGKVRMIVPNADAGAEQGAPIAYSEEKTSAYYKQAEELYTISQQLTTEQRTIATFWPDNAWHNVLSQVLAIEKPGLAVAAKAFTQLGIAMSDGAISLCKGKYVYQGLRPVTYIRTVMNHPEWNTVIPTPAHPEYPSGHSVMSAAAAEVLTRIFGENYHYTDKPYNLPGFAPRSFSSFEAAAAEAAVSRVYAGIHYRETCEVSLLHGKIVGQNVIGALKFKP; from the coding sequence ATGAAACGCATCCAACGTTCGGCGATCGGACTGTTTGCATGCACACTCGTAACCATCTCCTGCACGGACCACGACGGTCCGCAAGTTCCGGCCGAGCCCGTGGGGTCTTCCGAAGTTGTGACGTCCTGGCTTACCATGCAGCTCAAAATCGCGCAGGCTGTGCCCGGCTCGCCGCCCGCCCTGGCACGCAGGTGGGCTTACAGCGGAGTGGCATTGTGGGAATCGTTGCAGCCCGGATTGCCCGGCTACCAGTCTATCGCGCCGCAGCTGAATGGCCTGCCCGCATTGCCGCAGCCCGACAAGTCGCTCGACTACTATTACCCGGCCAGTGCCAATGCTGCGCTTGCCGCGATCAACCGGTCGATCCACCCGGGTATTTCCGGCGCTACGCTGGCACGCATTGATTCCCTGGAAGCCGCAAACCTGGCAAAGTACCAGCAGCACCAGCAGCCGGGGGTTCTTGCGAATTCGATTGATTTTGGGAAGAAAATCGCAGCAGCTGTTTTCGAATGGTCCAAAACAGATGGCTATGATAACGCATTTCCATATACGCCGCTCAGTGGTCCGGCCTACTGGAAGCCGACTCCGCCCGCATTTGCGCCGGCTGCCCTGGCGAACTGGGGAAAGGTGCGCATGATCGTCCCGAATGCCGATGCGGGAGCGGAACAAGGCGCGCCCATCGCCTATTCGGAAGAGAAAACGTCCGCCTACTACAAGCAAGCCGAAGAGCTGTACACGATTTCGCAGCAGCTCACGACGGAACAGCGCACGATTGCCACTTTCTGGCCGGATAATGCATGGCACAATGTGCTCAGCCAGGTGCTGGCGATCGAAAAGCCGGGACTGGCCGTAGCCGCGAAGGCCTTCACGCAGCTCGGCATCGCGATGTCCGATGGCGCGATCAGTCTTTGCAAAGGCAAATACGTGTACCAGGGCCTGCGGCCGGTGACCTACATCCGCACCGTAATGAACCATCCCGAATGGAACACGGTGATCCCCACACCCGCACATCCGGAATATCCATCGGGACATTCGGTGATGTCGGCGGCCGCGGCGGAGGTGCTGACGCGCATTTTCGGCGAGAACTACCATTACACCGACAAGCCCTATAACCTGCCCGGTTTCGCGCCGCGAAGTTTCAGCTCTTTCGAAGCCGCCGCCGCAGAGGCAGCCGTGTCCAGGGTGTATGCGGGCATTCATTACCGCGAGACTTGCGAGGTGAGCCTGCTGCACGGAAAAATCGTCGGTCAGAATGTGATCGGGGCATTGAAATTCAAACCATAA